One genomic window of Vespula pensylvanica isolate Volc-1 chromosome 12, ASM1446617v1, whole genome shotgun sequence includes the following:
- the LOC122633482 gene encoding myb-binding protein 1A encodes MALESTHMAQDVSRDLKLRSVEKMNSTTLDCFTKLINKNESVRCDGGVTLLRHLHEHDSDIHDNKEHKYAMTRLIRGLGSSKLYAKKGFYSTLTTFLTMHPNTSVDTILVTMDTELHPVNSNTKSEKADIYMGRILTSGALIRSKLLLGSTTDIQSKVVEILVNAGKQRSYLSFVSISFLIEFINQLDTNSIKTSIWPFIEKEFGKPWAEQTLDTFYTLLIIRDKYPVLVNQDFLKKYLGSDDIITKESIENIIKILTDLPRIVSCHHPVFTLFCEKLAATDFVTDFWIGIDRKFQKPSKTDEHVAIEILRLLLIHITDKTVLPSLLSSHFLQHMLKKCSNLKRNNNDEVVVAFKELLNLLVTSVKDIKTKIQINVLKKLILYPGDLMIEKKTGTKVVQVITGNLNADGVKKLSSLYRNVIENEIPKERENLKTESWTNAERIYAAQLLTRLISHPATLPDQEWRLNQLKFLFVYGLCEVPNVGVELAPHFKDSFYRALDHKLPKLNDLRNMLSALVHYFNSELDSENIKVRIPLSNESAEAWKKVIYLIEKLENNPNAKAIPIFHTMYLHMGLQLFSDSDMAIMSINELQSCYERVTKKLKSNKQLHNKKVEEEPEWVEVVVDLLLSLLSKNNHLMRSLVTCVFPHICPYITTASVYQILSVLDIKRDSNPLSIEGENNEESSDSDEDNDIDNDNNIKEDNAEVTTDSSDESDMDSDAAFENEDETVTDRLRVAVSQALGGINLDNNDEDVDVDKIDEAEGKRLDESLAAAFKILRENRRGQSKKQEKSAQALTHFRARVTDLLEVYLECNPAMAVALDMLVPLFALLEFCIKDPHQKPLENRVRACLKKLSTIKKFKDTEGVDNELLTIILKTLIEKGERSASVCQEMGDKLAECCAFLIRCVQYVGLPDDTFVEIYKTNLTAFFKKRDCVLPAILFKSILQLSWEGNWQLAPLLVEYAFDNTIRSYRRGQALEFLTIFYRNNRLLRSESTKNKKRIQTEKMLYKNSINTLQDLCDANECKDEKSTLDQNGSIGKDIKQKFVYLLFLLLHTVHAQHLPEIWKWESIGEKLVKYRTRAILSKDARSAYNKLASQIGISLSWPAKKKDTNSISKVNGQTTTTVEEEDEDEDVMEVDEKNGTEMTKAELKKKKKNKSKQKKKQLLKKESRELRLKTMSEGLDVFQFSSMHISNGTSEPDSTKDDVVSVEETNGTSNHKRVLTENVDVTNISKRKKRSRN; translated from the exons ATGGCTCTTGAGAGCACGCACATGGCACAGGATGTTTCACGTGATTTAAAATTACGAAGTGTAGAAAAGATGAATTCAACAACGTTAGACTGTTTTACaaaacttataaataaaaacgaatcaGTGAGATGTGATGGTGGAGTTACATTACTGAGACATTTGCACGAACATGATTCC GATATACATGATAACAAAGAACACAAATATGCTATGACAAGATTAATACGTGGATTAGGATCTTCTAAGCTATATGCCAAGAAAGGTTTTTATAGTACATTAACAACTTTTTTGACAATGCATCCTAATACCTCGGTAGACACGATTTTAGTTACAATGGATACGGAATTACACCCAGTTAACAGCAATACCAAaagt GAAAAAgctgatatatatatgggaCGTATATTAACTAGCGGGGCATTAATTCGTTCTAAATTACTTTTGGGTAGTACTACTGATATTCAGTCAAAAGTTGTAGAAATACTTGTTAATGCTGGAAAACAACGTAGTTATTTATCGTTTGtttccatttcatttttaattgaatttataaatcaacTTGACACAAACTCCATAAAAACATCCATTTGGCCATTCATCGAAAAGGAATTTGGCAAACCGTGGGCAGAACAAACTTTGGATACGTTTTATACTTTATTGATTATCAGAGATAAATATCCAGTTCTTGTTAATCAggatttcttgaaaaaatatttaggtAGTGATGATATTATCACTAAGGAAagcatagaaaatattataaaaatattaaca gaCTTACCCAGAATAGTATCTTGTCATCATCCAGTATTCACTTTATTTTGTGAAAAACTGGCAGCCACTGATTTTGTGACTGACTTCTGGATAGGGATAGATCGCAAATTTCAAAAGCCATCAAAAACTGATGAGCATGTTGCTATAGAAATTTTAAGACTTTTACTCATACATATTACAGATAAAACAGTACTTCCATCATTGTTATCTTCACATTTTTTGCAACATATGTTAAAGAAATGTTCAAATTTAAAGAGGAATAACAATGATGAAGTTGTGGTAGCATTCAAGGAATTACTGAATTTATTAGTAACAAGTGTCAAAGatatcaaaacaaaaatacagataaatgtattaaaaaagttGATCCTATATCCAGGTGATctaatgatagaaaaaaaaacaggtaCCAAGGTTGTTCAAGTGATCACCGGCAATTTAAATGCAGATGGAGTTAAGAAACTATCAAGTCTGTACAGAAAtgtaatagaaaatgaaattcctaaagaaagggaaaatttGAAAACAGAAAGCTGGACAAATGCAGAAAGGATCTATGCTGCCCAATTACTAACAAG gCTTATAAGTCATCCAGCAACGCTGCCGGATCAAGAATGGAGATTGAATCAATTAAAGTTCTTATTTGTGTATGGTTTGTGCGAAGTTCCGAATGTCGGTGTAGAACTTGCTC CACATTTCAAAGACAGTTTCTATCGTGCTTTGGATCATAAATTGCCTAAATTGAACGATTTACGAAATATGTTGAGTGCGTTAGTTCATTATTTCAATTCAGAATTGGattctgaaaatataaaagtaaggATACCATTGAGTAATGAATCAGCAGAAGCATGGAAAAAAGTGATTTATTTGAtcgaaaaattagaaaataatcccAATGCAAAAGCTATACCCATATTTCATACTATGTACTTACACATGGGACTACAGCTTTTCTCAGATTCAGATATGGCAATTATGTCTATCAATGAACTTCAAAGTTGCTATGAACGAGtgacaaagaaattaaaatcaaataaacaattacataataaaaaagtagaagaagaaccAGAATGGGTAGAAGTAGTTGTAGATCTTTTGTTATCacttttatctaaaaataatcatttgatGCGTTCATTAGTCACTTGTGTTTTTCCACATATTTGCCCATATATAACAACTGCTTCTGTGTATCAAATATTATCT gttttagatattaaaagagataGTAATCCATTGTCTATAGAAggtgaaaataatgaagagtCTTCAGATTCCGATGAAGATAATGATAttgacaatgataataatattaaagaagataatGCAGAAGTTACAACTGATTCTTCGGATGAAAGCGATATGGATAGTGATGCAGCTTtcgaaaatgaagatgaaacTGTTACAGATAGATTACGTGTAGCAGTAAGTCAGGCTTTGGGAGGTATTAATCTTGACAATAATGATGAAGATGTTGATGTAGATAAAATTGATGAAGCCGAAGGGAAACGATTAGATGAATCGTTAGCTGCAGCCTTTAAAATTCTTCGAGAAAATCGTCGTGGACAAtcgaaaaaacaagaaaaatcgGCACAGGCATTGACACATTTTAGAGCCAGAGTTACAGATTTGTTAGAAGTTTATTTAGAATGCAATCCAGCTATGGCCGTTGCTTTAGATATGCTTGTTCCACTTTTTGCGTTATTAGAATTTTGTATAAAGGACCCACATCAGAAACCTCTAGAGAATCGCGTACGAgcttgtttaaaaaaattatcaactataaaaaaatttaaagatacGGAAGGAGTCGACAATGagttattaacaataattttaaag actttaatagaaaaaggagaacgttCCGCTTCTGTTTGTCAAGAAATGGGAGATAAATTAGCAGAATGTTGTGCTTTCTTAATACGCTGTGTACAGTACGTGGGCTTACCTGATGATACTTTCGTGGAGatttataaaacgaatttaaCAGCATTCtttaagaaaagagattgTGTTTTGCCAGCTATTCTTTTCAAaagtattttacaattatcCTGGGAAGGTAATTGGCAACTTGCACCATTACTG GTGGAATATGCGTTTGATAATACGATAAGGTCGTATCGCAGAGGTCAAGCTCTCGaatttttaactattttcTACAGAAATAACAGGTTACTTCGTTCCGAGTCTACAAAGAACAAAAAGCGAATTCAAAcggaaaaaatgttatataaaaatagtataaacACATTACAAGACTTATGTGATGCAAATGAAtgtaaagatgaaaaatcTACTTTAGATCAAAATGGTAGTATAGGAAAGGATATCAAACAGAAATttgtatatctattatttttgctTTTGCATACGGTTCATGCACAACATTTACCAGAAATATGGAAATGGGAAAGTATTGGAGAAAAATTGGTTAAATATAGGACTAGAGCTATACTTTCTAAAGATGCAAGAAgtgcatataataaattagcGTCACAAATTGGGATATCTCTTAGTTG GcctgcaaaaaaaaaggataccAATTCAATTTCAAAAGTTAATGGACAAACTACGACTACtgtagaagaggaagacgaagacgaagatgttATGGAGGTCGATGAGAAAAATGGTACAGAGATGACAAAAGcagaattgaagaaaaagaagaaaaataaaagcaaacagaaaaaaaaacagttgTTGAAAAAGGAATCACGTGAATTACGTCTAAAAACAATGTCTGAAGGTTTAGATGTGTTTCAATTTAGTTCCATGCATATTTCAAATGGGACAAGCGAGCCTGATAGTACGAAAGATGATGTTGTATCCGTGGAGGAAACGAACGGTACTTCTAACCATAAAAGGGTACTCACAGAGAATGTAGATGTtacaaatatatcgaaaagaaaaaaaaggagcagaaattga